The following proteins are co-located in the Triticum aestivum cultivar Chinese Spring chromosome 1A, IWGSC CS RefSeq v2.1, whole genome shotgun sequence genome:
- the LOC123190114 gene encoding formin-like protein 6 isoform X2 → MSLFRKFFYRKPPDGLLEITERVYVFDSCFSTDVFDDDKYGQYIGDIVLHLRSHFADASFMVFNFREEERESQQSLLASILSIYDMVVMDYPRQYEGCPLLTMEMVHHFLRSGESWLSLGQHNVLIMHCERGGWNVLAFMLAGLLLYRKQFIGEQRTLEMVYRQAPRELIQLLSPLNPMPSQIRYLHYISRRNVSAEWPPGDRPLTLDCVILRNTPGCNGEDGCRPIFRIYGQDPLLGTDNNPKVLFSTPKRSKYVRHYKRADCQLIKIDIHCHIQGDVVLECISLDADQEREEMMFRVMFNTAFIRSNILMLNRDEIDIMWDAKDRFPKEFRAEILFSEMDTADHLDPMEMAGIGEKEGLPIEAFAKVQEMFSIVDWLDPKGDAAVQFFQRLTTYETIQLRQGLVSPSKKDSSIRKEIGHLELGSPTKNIQLRQGLLSPSKKDSSIRKEIGQLEIGSPTKNESDNVRNKSSNAENSTVYMNKKECDGIHKLATLDPASIYQGKLGTVVPENINPQVHKEITHVVDITTERSSSLEKPDEQSSPVQCSSPSMIMSQRFPLSRSSSAFPSNSPPRSLSACPRFYSVPSALGITALLEDHATFGGSENCGSTIIAPTMSSATVKVPSKPSSGQHPTTGTPVVTKGMLPPSPSPPPPPQSSGPVLFVASDAFMLSEAEDDLSQSSPKHSGPSLLPHPFPPHEESTSQLPGTTTLPANHQQSSSNNAQESSPTFTALATTSTSFRPPSPPPPPASPVRIVGPPLSAPKSSLSRPPAPPPPPPLASTSSPVRPPAPPPPPALASTSSPVPPPAPPPPPALASTSSAVRPPAPPPPPPVASTSSAVQPAAPPPPPTHPLASTSSPIPPAAPPPPPSPTSSAIRSSAPLPPPPPGITSTPPPPYNSSKQSPPAPPPPHAPRFSKDANHPGASGNVVPPPAPPGTKGRGPAPPSGPMSKSLQSGQTMSRKSNLKPLHWVKVTRAMKGSLWAEGQKADEASKAPVFDMSELENLFSTALPNSDSRRSDNSGSRASGAKPEKIHLIDLRRANNCGIMLTKVKMPLPDLMSAILALDDTVLDADQVENLIKFTPTKEEIELLKGYKGDKQDLGECEQFFMELMKLPRVDSKLRVFLFKIQFRSQIRGSVKLKRIMQTILSLGNALNQGTARGSAVGFRLDSLLKLSDTRARNNKMTLMHYLSKVLSEKLPELLDFPKDLASLELAAKIQLKSLAEEMQAINKGLEKVEQELTISENDGPVSEIFCKTLKGFLSGAEAEVRALTSLYSNVGRNADALALYFGEDPARCPFEQVATTLHNFVKLFMRSHEENCKQLDLEKKKTQKEAEPDKPKGESENEKDNLSHPIKELDISLQSQPQTASAK, encoded by the exons aTGTCTCTCTTCCGCAAGTTCTTCTACCGCAAGCCCCCGGACGGGCTGCTCGAGATCACCGAGCGCGTCTACG TGTTCGATTCGTGCTTCTCCACCGATGTCTTCGACGACGACAAGTACGGGCAGTACATCGGAGACATCGTCCTGCACCTCCGGAGCCACTTCGCGGACGCCTCCTTCATGGTCTTCAACTTCCGGGAGGAGGAACGGGAGAGCCAGCAGAGCCTGCTGGCCAGCATCCTCTCCATCTACGACATGGTGGTCATGGACTACCCGAGGCAGTACGAGGGCTGCCCGCTCCTCACCATGGAGATGGTCCACCATTTCCTCAGGTCCGGGGAGAGCTGGCTCTCCCTGGGACAGCACAACGTCCTCATAATGCACTGCGAGCGAGGCGGCTGGAACGTGCTCGCCTTCATGCTGGCGGGCCTGCTGCTGTACCGGAAGCAGTTCATCGGCGAGCAGAGGACGCTGGAGATGGTGTACAGGCAGGCCCCTCGCGAGCTCATCCAGCTGCTCTCGCCGCTAAACCCCATGCCGTCGCAGATAAGATACCTGCATTACATATCCCGGAGGAACGTGAGCGCAGAATGGCCACCAGGTGATCGACCTCTTACCTTAGACTGCGTGATACTAAGGAATACCCCGGGCTGTAATGGGGAGGATGGATGTAGACCGATATTCCGTATCTATGGGCAGGATCCTCTACTTGGTACAGATAACAATCCCAAGGTGCTTTTTTCAACACCAAAGAGGAGTAAATATGTTCGGCATTACAAGCGG GCAGACTGTCAATTGATTAAGATCGATATCCACTGCCATATTCAAGGAGATGTTGTCCTTGAATGCATCAGTTTGGATGCTGATCAAGAACGAGAAGAGATGATGTTCAGAGTCATGTTCAACACAGCATTTATCAGGTCAAACATTCTCATGCTAAACCGTGATGAAATTGACATAATGTGGGATGCAAAAGATCGATTCCCAAAGGAATTCAGAGCCGAG ATTCTTTTTTCAGAAATGGACACTGCAGATCATTTAGATCCCATGGAGATGGCAGGTATAGGGGAGAAGGAGGGCTTACCAATTGAAGCATTTGCAAAGGTGCAAGAGATGTTCAGCATAGTCGACTGGTTAGATCCGAAAGGGGATGCTGCAGTCCAGTTTTTCCAGCGGCTAACCACATATGAAACCATACAGCTGAGGCAGGGATTGGTGTCTCCAAGCAAGAAAGATTCGAGCATTAGAAAAGAAATAGGGCATTTGGAGCTTGGTTCACCGACCAAAAATATACAGCTGAGGCAGGGATTGCTGTCTCCAAGCAAGAAAGATTCGAGCATAAGAAAGGAAATAGGGCAATTGGAGATTGGTTCACCGACCAAAAATGAATCTGACAATGTTCGAAACAAATCAAGCAATGCTGAAAACTCAACAGTCTATATGAACAAAAAGGAATGTGATGGCATACACAAATTAGCCACGTTGGACCCAGCCAGTATTTATCAAGGAAAATTAGGAACCGTTGTTCCTGAAAACATAAACCCTCAAGTTCATAAGGAAATAACACATGTAGTTGACATCACTACCGAACGATCGTCTTCACTGGAAAAACCTGATGAGCAATCTAGTCCAGTACAGTGCTCTTCGCCCTCTATGATTATGTCACAGCGGTTTCCACTTTCTAGGTCAAGTTCTGCCTTTCCTAGCAACTCACCTCCAAGATCACTTTCAGCATGCCCAAGATTTTATAGCGTACCTTCAGCCCTTGGAATTACAGCTTTGTTGGAAGATCATGCTACATTTGGAGGTTCTGAGAATTGTGGTTCAACCATAATTGCACCTACGATGTCAAGCGCCACAGTCAAAGTTCCATCAAAACCATCATCAGGACAGCATCCAACAACAG GGACTCCGGTTGTAACAAAGGGTATGCTGCCGCCGTCGCCATCACCACCCCCACCCCCTCAGTCATCAGGTCCGGTGTTGTTCGTAGCGTCTGATGCTTTTATGCTGTCCGAGGCAGAAGATGACTTATCTCAGTCGTCTCCGAAGCATTCAG GTCCTTCATTGTTGCCCCACCCATTTCCTCCACATGAAGAATCCACATCGCAGTTACCTGGAACTACTACTCTGCCTGCAAATCATCAGCAGTCCTCAAGTAACAATGCACAAGAATCATCACCAACTTTTACTGCTCTTGCCACTACCTCTACTTCATTCAGACCTCcttcaccacctccacctccagctTCTCCTGTTAGAATAGTTGGACCTCCTTTGTCTGCACCTAAGTCCTCCCTCAGTAGACCTCCTGCACCCCCTCCACCTCCACCACTCGCTTCTACTTCATCTCCTGTTAGACCTCctgcaccacctccacctccagcaCTTGCTTCTACTTCATCTCCTGTTCCACCTCCTGCACCACCCCCACCTCCAGCACTTGCTTCTACTTCATCAGCTGTTCGACCTCCTGCACCACCTCCACCCCCACCAGTTGCTTCTACTTCATCGGCTGTTCAACCTGctgcaccacctccacctccaactCACCCACTTGCTTCTACTTCATCTCCTATTCCGCCTGCTGCACCACCTCCACCACCTTCTCCAACATCATCTGCCATTAGATCTTCAGCACCGCTCCCGCCTCCACCTCCAGGAATTACTTCTACACCACCACCACCCTATAATTCATCAAAACAATCTcctcctgctccaccaccacctcaCGCTCCAAGGTTCTCAAAGGATGCCAACCATCCTGGTGCTTCTGGCAATGTTGTACCTCCACCAGCACCTCCTGGTACGAAGGGGCGTGGACCTGCACCTCCTTCGGGCCCAATGTCTAAGAGTCTTCAATCTGGTCAGACTATGTCCAGAAAGTCCAATCTGAAACCACTACACTGGGTGAAAGTTACAAGAGCGATGAAGGGCAGTCTCTGGGCAGAGGGGCAAAAAGCTGATGAAGCTTCAAA AGCCCCAGTGTTTGACATGTCAGAACTAGAAAATCTTTTCTCAACTGCTCTACCAAATTCAGATTCTAGGCGTTCAGATAACTCAGGGAGTCGTGCATCTGGGGCAAAACCAGAGAAAATTCATCTT ATTGATCTTCGTCGGGCTAACAATTGTGGAATCATGCTTACGAAAGTCAAAATGCCGCTTCCGGACCTAATG AGTGCTATTCTTGCTCTGGATGATACTGTCCTAGACGCTGATCAGGTGGAGAACCTAATTAAGTTCACTCCAACTAAAGAGGAAATAGAACTTCTGAAG GGTTACAAAGGAGATAAGCAAGATCTTGGTGAATGCGAACAG TTCTTCATGGAGCTTATGAAATTACCCCGTGTGGACTCTAAGCTGAGAGTTTTCTTATTCAAGATTCAGTTTCGATCTCAA ATAAGGGGTTCAGTGAAGTTGAAAAGGATTATGCAGACGATTCTTTCTTTGGGAAATGCGTTGAACCAAGGCACTGCTAGAG GTTCTGCTGTTGGATTCAGGTTGGATAGCTTACTCAAATTAAGCGATACCCGTGCACGGAATAATAAGATGACCTTAATGCATTATTTATCCAAG GTGCTTTCTGAGAAACTTCCAGAACTTCTTGACTTTCCTAAAGATTTGGCTAGCTTGGAGTTGGCAGCAAAG ATACAATTAAAGTCTTTAGCAGAAGAAATGCAGGCCATAAACAAAGGGCTCGAGAAAGTGGAGCAAGAATTAACTATATCTGAAAATGATGGTCCTGTGTCGGAGATCTTTTGCAAG ACACTGAAGGGCTTCCTTAGTGGTGCTGAAGCCGAAGTTAGAGCCTTGACTTCACTTTATTCTAATGTG GGCAGGAATGCAGATGCATTAGCACTTTATTTTGGAGAAGATCCAGCACGTTGTCCATTTGAGCAAG TGGCCACAACGCTCCACAACTTTGTGAAATTGTTCATGCGTTCGCATGAAGAGAACTGCAAGCAGTTGGACCTTGAAAAGAAGAAGACTCAGAAGGAAGCAGAACCAGATAAGCCTAAGGGGGAATCGGAAAATGAGAAAGATAATCTCAGTCATCCAATCAAAGAGCTAGACATCTCACTTCAATCACAACCACAAACTGCCAGTGCCAAATGA